The window CTCTTTCATCTCCATGTACAGGTCGTTGCCCTCACGGGTCCGCTCGCCAACACCACAGAACACGGAAATACCACCATGCTGCATAGCGATGTTGTTTACCATCTCCATCATGATAACGGTCTTGCCACAACCGGCACCGCCGAATAACCCCATCTTACCACCACGGGGGAAGGGAACCAGCAGGTCGATAACCTTAATACCAGTCTCCAGTACGTTTACCTCTGTATCTTGCTCAGTAAACTTGGGTGCCGGGCGATGAATAGGCATAGTCTTGGAGGCATCAATCTCACCTAAACCATCCACAGGACGGCCAACCACGTTCATGATCCTGCCCAGAGCCGGGGCCCCAACTGGAATAGTGATCGGCTCTCCGGCATCGCGGCAAGCCATACCACGCACCAGACCGTCCGTCTGATCCATAGCGATACAACGCACCACGTTATCACCGAGGTGCAATGCGACCTCAATAACCAAATTTTCTTCTTTATCATCAATACCCGGATTGGTGACAAAGAGCGCATTCATAATATCAGGTAGTTCACCTGCTTTAAACTCAACATCTACAACAGGTCCGATGACCTGAATAATTCTTCCAACTCGCGATTCACCCATTGAAATGGCCTCCTGGAAACAATTTTGCGATATCCAAAAATTTCATATTTCGTATCAGCCCTTCAGTGCCTCAGCACCACCGACGATATCCATGAGATCACCGGTAATGGCCGCCTGGCGAGCCTTATTGTACAGTTGCGTCAAATCGTTGATAATATCTCCGCATGCCTTGGTCGCATTATCCATAGCTGCCATCCGGGCTGCAACCTATAGACCTGAAATTCAGATGGTGGGGAAAAACGTCCATAATCCATGTAGAACTATATTCAAGATATACTCCACATCAGTCTTGTGCTTTTCCTATCTCCACAGGTTAGGATCAACAATTTCTATCATATTTTACTCAACCGGAATAGTGTCGTAGTCACACTCTTTAATTATCTTAACATTGTTAGAAGAATCCCCATCAATAATATTGACATTTTTGGGAGTTATTTCTGCACGAATGCCTTTTGATTTTTTTATCAACACAGGGATATCAACAATGAGTACGTTAAGGTACCAATATTCATCGCCGTCGTTTGGCATTTTAGGTAAGGTCTTGATAATTTCTACTTCTTTATGTTTAAGCAAATCATAATATGTCACCTTCAATACTGATTCAACATTTATATGCTTGCCATCGCTACACGGATAGTTAGTAACATGCACTTTGATTTTTTCCATATAAAACGCATTCACACCCTTGAGGTCACACTCTTCGCTCGGACAACAGTAAAATCCACAAAAAATTTTATCCACCCGTAAATCTGTTTTTGGCAGTCCTATTCTCGTAACTGATGGATTCCTAAGCCCTATCACACCATTATTTGAACGGTCTTGAGCTTCAGCTTGAGCCGCAGTCATCACAAGACATACTATTAACAATACATAATAACGTAACTGTTTCATTTCTATACCTCTAACGCCAGAATTATTCATACATTGTGATCAATTTTCCGATACATCGGACGAAAGTTACTCATACATGATGTTTTTATAGATACACCTTGTAGCACCACCGATCTTTCCCATATCTCCACTGGTTAGAATCAATACTTTCTATCATGATTTACTCAAGTGGAATACAGCTGCACTTATTAATTGTCCTAACATTATTAGAAGAGTCCCTGTCGACAGTGTTGCCATTTATTGGTGCTATTTCTGCCCGAATGCCTTTCGATTTTTTTACCAACACAGGTGATTTAACAACGTCTTCGTAAAGATTCCAATGTCCATTATATAATTTTGACATTTTAGGCATTTTTTTAACAACTGTTACCTCCTGATTTTTCGTCAAGTCATAATATGTCAGCGTCAATACTGATGGTATATTTACATGACCTCCATTGCTGGACGGATAATTAGAAATGCTCACGCTAATTTGCTCCATATAAAAAGCATCCACACCTTTGAGCGGATCTTCGCCATTATTGTAGCGGTCACGGCAGACACAGCACCCCCCGCAGCTGCCTATATTGCAATATATTGAAGATACACGTAAATCTGTTTCAAATGGCTCTGCACGCAGACGCCCTGCTAACTCCCCTCCTATAAGCCGACGACCTTGAGCCTCAGCTTGAGCCGCTGTAGCCGTCACAACCAAAAATATTGCTAACGCCATATAAAGTAACCGTTTCATCCGCATACCTCCCTCAAAAAAGTTAAATGTAACAAATGAAACAAATATCAATGACCTTGCTTCACCATTTAAGATAGTTACCCCTTCAGTGCCTCAGCACCACCGACGATATCCATGAGATCACCGGTAATGGCCGCCTGGCGAGCCTTATTGTACAGTTGCGTCAAATCGTTGATAATATCTCCGCATGCCTTGGTCGCATTATCCATAGCCGTCATGCGTGCCGCATGTTCACCAGCCGCAACCTCAATCATAGCATGATAGACCTGTACATTCAGATGGAGAGGAAGCAACACCTCCATAATCTGGGCAGGATCAGGCTCGTAGATATATTCTACAGTCGTTCCGGTAGCCTCCTCTCCCTGCTCAACAGGCTTAATGGGCAACAGCATTGTTTCTGTTGCGTGCTGTTTGGCCATAGAGAGAAAACGGGCATAAACAATCCGTACCTCATCAACCTCTCCCGAGAGAAAATTCGTCGCGGCATTCTGGGATATATCCCGGGCATGAAACATCTGAAAGGTCCCCATGATGTCCTTGTGCTCTTCCCGAATCTTACCGGAGCGTCGGAATGCCTGGGCCGCCTTATTGCCCACCGTAATGAGGCTGACTTTTTTCCCTTCTGCCTCAAATTGCTTGATGAGCTTTTGCGCCTTAGAGATGATATTGGCGTTATAACTTCCGCAAAGTCCACGGTCCGAAGTGACGACAATAAGTTCTACTCCGTAAACATCACGGACTTCCATCAGAGGCTGCTTTTCGCTGTCCCCACTGGACAGATCCTTCATAGCCTCGGCGAATTTTTCCGCATAAGGCCGAAAGGTCTCCATTCGTTCCTGGGCACCGCGCAGTTTCGCAGAGGCGACCATGTTCATAGCCTTGGTGATCTGCGAGGTCTTTGAGACACCTTCTATTTTATTTTTAACATCCTTTAATCCAGGCATGTGATCAATTCCTTGCTATTTCTTCGAGCTCTTCAAGCTTCGTGCGCACCTTTCAGGTTCAGCTTTAGTTCAGATCCTTGGTCGCTTTAAACGCCTCACCGAAAGCGGTCAGGGTTTTTCTCATCTTCTCATCCAGCTCGCTTGAGATTGCTTCCTGTTCCTGTAGCTCGGTAAAAATTGAGGGCTCATTTGTCTCAATATAGCTGTACAGCTCCTGCTCGTAATCAGCAAGCATATCTACCGGAAATTTATCCAAGAAGCCCTTGGTACCGGCAAAGATGATAGTCACCTGTTTTTCCATAGGCAGGGGCTGGTACTGTGGTTGTTTCAGGATCTCAACCAGACGCTCACCACGGGTCAGCTGGGCCTGGGTGGCTGCATCCAAATCCGAACCAAAGCCAGCAAAGGCGGCCAACTCACGATACTGGGCCAGATCAAGACGAAGAGTGCCTGCAACCTGCTTCATAGCTTTCACCTGGGCTGCACCACCAACACGGGAAACTGAGATACCAACGTTGATCGCCGGACGAACACCGGCAAAGAACAGACTCGGCTCCAGGAAGACCTGGCCGTCAGTAATAGAGATAACATTGGTAGGAATAAAGGCGGAAACGTCACCGGCCTGGGTTTCGATGATGGGCAAAGCAGTCATGGAACCAGCACCGAGCTCGTCACTCACCTTGGCGGAACGCTCCAGCAGACGAGAATGGTTAAAGAAGATGTCGCCAGGATAAGCCTCACGTCCCGGTGGACGACGGAGCAACAGGGACAGCTCACGGTAGGCAACAGCCTGCTTGGAAAGATCATCATATATAATCAGGGAATGCTGACCATTATCCCGAAAATACTCAGCCATTGCGCAACCAACCATCGCAGAAACATACTGCATCGGCGCAGGATCAGAGGCACAGGCTGCAACCACGGTGGTGTACTCCATAGCACCGTGCTTACGCAGGGCCTCAACAACGAGAGCAACTGTGGATTTTTTCTGGCCCGTGGCAACGTACACACAATGTATACCGCTGTTTTTCTGGGCGATGATAGCATCAACGCAGAGAGCAGTCTTGCCGATCTGGCGGTCACCGATAACCAACTCACGCTGTCCGCGACCAACCGGAGTCATGGCATCAACCGCCTTATAGCCGGTATAGCAGGGCTCATGCACACCTTTACGGGCGATAACACCGGGAGCCAGGACTTCCATCTTTCGAGTTTCTTTGGCTTCAATCGGTCCCTTCCCATCAATGGGCTGCCCAATACCGTCAACAACGCGACCTTCCAGTTCCGGTCCAACAGGAACCTCAGCGATCTTGCCGGTCCGTTTAACGATGTCGCCTTCCTTAATATGACGGACATCACCCATGACCGCAACACCGACATTATCCTCTTCCAGGTTCAGAGCGAGTCCCATGATATCGCCAGGGAACTCAAGCAGCTCCATGGCCTGACAATTTTCCACACCGTACACACGGGCAATACCGTCACCAACTGAAAGAACTGTTCCGGTTTCTTTCAGATCAATATCACTGGCATAACCAGCAATCTGATCCTTGATGATCCGACTGATTTCTGAGGCTTTGATCTGCATTTGACTATTCTCTCCCCTTGATAGATTCTTTTAATCCATTAAGTTGTGTTCGTATACTTCCGTCTAACACCAGATCTCCGACTCTGGCAATCATGCCACCGATAATCGAGGGATCAACCTGTGTTTCAAGAATTACCTTGCGTCCTGTAAGTTCTTCCAGCTTTGCCTGAATTTTACCGAGCAACATATCATCAAGCTCTATTGCCGAGGTGACACGACCGTGACTGATATTCTTTTCAAGATCAAGCATGCCGCGAACCTGCTCAACAACTTCCTTGAGCACATCAATCCGCTTTCGCTCCACTAACAGATTGAGAAAGGCTGTCACCAGGGCATCAGCGCCCACAGCTTCCGCAATCGCAGTCATAACCTTATATCTGGCTTCAAGTGGATACAGGGGATTAACAAGTGTTTCCGCAACTTCCAACTCAGGATCATCAAAGAGATCCGCAATGCTGCTGAGCGTTTCTGCATAGCTTTCAATAAGCCCCTGCTCCTGCCCCAGCCTGAAGATCGCCCTGGCATACCGCTTTGCTATAATTGTCTGTTTCACTGTACCGCACCCACACGTTCAAGATACTTCTCAGTGATCGCTATCTGATCCTCTGGGGTCAAATTTTGTACGATCAACTCCTCAGCCAGCACAACAGCCTGCTCGGCAATCTCCGCCTGTAGCCTTTCTGTTGCCTGAGCAAGAGCACCCTGTACCGCAGATTCAGCCTGATGCCGCATTTCCTCTGCTGCGACCTCAGCCTCAGCAATAATCCGGCCCTTTTCCTCTTCGGCTTTTGCCTTGGCTCTTGCCACGAGTTTCTCCATTTCCCCTTCCATACCAGCCAAACGCGACTCAAAGTCCTTATAGGCCCTTTCCGCTTCATCACGTTTTTCCTGCATAGTCTCCAGCTCATCTTTAATCTGGCGACGTCTGCCTCCCAAGCTTGTTGCTAGAGGTCTGGCAAGAAATTTTACAAGAAGATAGACAAGGGCGGCAAAATTCAGGGCCCTCCACAGGAGATCTTTCAACTTTGCTGCGGTCAGCATCGGGGCATTATGTTCGCCATGCCCTTCTTCGTGTCCAGCAGCATGCTCGTCATGCCCCCCGGTTTCAGAGATATATTCATCTCCGAGCATCTCCATAGCTTCGTGGTCACTATGGGGTTCAATAACTGGAGATTCGGCAATGTGATGTTCCCCATGCTGCTCATGCATAGTCGTCTGCTCAACAGGATGTCCGTCTTTGCCGTGTTCCTGGGCAAAGGAGACAGCGTGTATCCCCCCGCACAAGCCGACAGCAAGTAGTATCGGAACAATCTTTTTCATACTTCGAGCGTTCATGCTTCCAGACTCCTTCCCAGTATTTTTGAGGCCATCTCCTGGGCAAATACATCTAAATTGCCCAATAATTTTTCGCGGGTTTCCTCAAACTCGGCCTGCACTTTAACAAGCTGTTTTTCCCTTTCACCCTCTGCTTCCTGGCGAACAACAGCCAGCTTGGCAGCTGCGGCCTTGGTCGCCTCACCTCTTGCCGCATCAAGCGTTTCTTTAGCTTTGGCTGAAGCCTCCCGCATTTTTTTATCGAGTTCCGCCTGGCGATCTTTGGCGTTACGCTCGTATTTTTCGACGTTATCGCTCAAGGTATCCAAGGCATCCTGCCTCTTTTCCATGATCTCAATGATAGGTTTGTACAGGACCTTATTCAGTATGAGCATTAAAGCGATCATATTAATGATGTGAATGAACACGGTGCTATCGACTGAAATCATAGAACACTCCTCATGATGACGCTTGAAATGAAAGTCTAATTTTAGATAAAATTGAAAGTATTTCTATTAACCTGCAACTTAATATTAAAAATTTTTATAATTAAAAATGCAAAAAAAATCAAGCCCTTACAAGCAAAGGCAGTTGCAAATAAAATTCGCCAGATTAAATAATAAAGACATGAGCTTTACATAAATTACAATCTTCTGTCAAATATTTTTCTTTCGGCCTTCTTCTCTTCTTTCTTGAGATAAGTATTTTTTTTTAACTTTTTTGTCGCTTTCCCCTTAAAAAGGGGAAACATTTCTTCTATGCCCCAAAAAAACACACCCATTAACACAACGAATAGAAAAAAAAGCAAGTAAAAAAACGCTACCACAATTTAATTTCAGTCACTCTAAGTACTCAACCATATATAATCGACACTCCTATTTAGCTCTTAAGCTGACCTGTAGGCAGGTTGCACTACAATAAGTGTCGATTATTCAAAGTGACCTACTTACTACCAACCAAAAAAAACTAAAAAAAAGAAAATTGGAAGGGGATTACAGAAAATACCCCTTGATAGGTTGAGAAAAATCGAGAAAAGGTACCATCTGCTGGTCTGTTCTATATGAGGGGAAAATGAGGAGAAAGGCATTCCCCGTCCGAAAGACGGGGAGGTGCCACAAGGGAGGGGAATTTATCATAAGCTATGATGCACTAAATAGCTGTTGAATATTTTCTCTACTTTTGGCCTGAAGAAATTTATTTCTGTTCTCTTCATTATTCATCAGCCTACTCACCTTGGCCAAGGTTTGCAGGTATTCTCCCGCCATCCCGACGGGCGAGAGAATCATCACAACAAGGTGAACCGGCTTGTTATCCTTTGCTTCAAAGCTGATCCCTTTTGCTGATCGCCCGAAACAGACCAGACATTGCTGTAATTCATGTAATTTTCCATGCGGTATTGCAACTCCATTCCCGACACCCGTTGAGCCAATCTGCTCCCGCTCCATCAAGACCTGCTGGATGGACTTGGAATTTAACTCAGGGAATCTTTTCTGAGCTGCCTCAGCCATTTCCCCAAGAAGCTCTTCTTTATTTGTCGATTCTAAATCAAGGACTATGCATTGCTCTGAGAGTTCTATCATCTTTCTGCCAAATTTTCCTTCCCCACAGGGATAGCCAAATTTTTCTCAATATTACACTAAAAAAAATCTCCCAACCCCAAGGGGATGAGAGGAAAAGTTTTTTCAACGACTTTTACGACGATGTTTAACTGGAAGAATTTTCATTTGATCCCTATATTTTGCCACTGTTCTCCGGGCAACATTGACCCCCTCTTCCTTTAACATTTCAGAAATAAGATTATCACTAAGCGGCTTTTCCGGGGGCTCCTGCTGGATAAGCTGCCTGATCCGATTTTTTATTACTTCGGATGCCACCAAATTTCCATCAGTTGTCGTGACTGCGCTGGAAAAGAAGAACTTCAACTCATACAGCCCTTGAGGCGTATGCACATATTTATTCGAGGTAATGCGACTGACAGTGGATTCATGAAGACCGATGTCCTGTGCTACATCATTCAACACCAGAGGCTTCAGATGTCCCGGCCCTTGTTCAAAAAAATCATGTTGGAATTTGAGCAGGCTCTTCATGACCTTATAAATAGAATTCTGCCGATAATGAACCGAATTGATAAAATTCTGTGCGTTTCGCTTCTGCTCGGTCAAATATCCCTTGGAATCTGTTCCTGCCTTGTCCTTCATCAGCTCCTGATACTCCGCAGAAAGCTGCAACTGCGGCATCCCGTCGTTATTCAACTGAATAATGAATTCACCATCTAACCTATGCAAATATACATCAGGAACAACATAATTGGTCTGCTCATTACTATATTCATTCCCTGGATATGGATTTAATGAGGTAATAACACTAAAAGCGTTGCGGACTTCACGGGCAGTATAATCAATCTTAGCAGCAATCTTAGTGAAATTATGGGTTTGTAGTTCATCCAGGTGATCAGCAACAAGCAGGTAGGCCAAGTCATCTTCCATCCCCTCCCTCTCCAACTGCAAGAGCAGAGATTCGCGTAGATCCCTGGCCGCTACCCCTGGCGGGTCAAGGCTTTGCACCAGACGTAACATCCCTTCGGCCTCTTCTATACTGCAACCTGCATAATCACATATATCCTCGATTGAGGCCTCGAAGAAACCATGCCCATTGATACTCCCCAGGATAAATCGGGCGATATCTTCATCTTTTTCGTCAAGCTTAAGATGGGAAAGTTGCCATTCTAAGAACGAAATGAGACCGGGAGCAGCAGAGATAAAATCAAACTGCGATGGAGCATCACTTGGAGGGGCTTCTCTGGAAAAGGAAAAGTCGGAATCAAAATTGTTGGAATAATCCTCCCAATCCACCTCGGCCACGGTTTTCGGGTCATCACCCGCGACCTGTGAGGAGGCTGCCAACTCCACAGAATCCTGGGCCTCTTCAGCTGATAATGATTCGGGATTACTCACTGTTTCCTGAACACCAACAACTTCCTCCAACATGGGATTCTGGGCCATCTCTTCGTGCAGAGCATTGGTCAATTCCAAGCGGTTCAGCTGCAGAAGCTTAATGGCTTGACGCAATTGCTGCGTCATAACCAGTTTTTGAGTAAGTTTTACTTGCTGTCGGAGTTCAAGACTCATTGATCAAAAAACATAAAATGTATGCCGTTACAGCGGCCCGCCTTGTATGTGTCACATTGTGAAATTTTCACCAAGATACATTTTCTTAGCTAATTCACTCTGAATAATATCATCGGCTGCACCGCTGGTAAGAATTTGCCCTGCATTCATTATATAGGCAAAATCGCATACCTGCAATGTTTCTCGAACATTATGATCTGAAATTAAAACTCCCAGGCCTTTCTCCTTCAATCCTCGGATAATTTGCTGTAAATCAGCAACAGATAAGGGATCAACCCCGGCAAAGGGTTCGTCCAACAGGATAAAGCGAGGCCGAGTTGCCAAGGCACGCATGATTTCCACCCTTCTTCGTTCACCACCGGAGAGTGCATGCCCTTTATTTTTTGCCAAATACTCTATCTTGAGTTCAGCCATTAACTCGCTGATGCGATTATTAATTTCATTACGGGTCAGGCCCAGGGGCTCCAGAACAATCCGGACATTTTCTTCAACCGTCAATTTTTTAAAAACCGATGGTTCCTGCGCCAGATAGGTAATACCCCGGGAGGCACGACGGTGAATAGGAAGCCCCTGAATTTCCCTGTTATCGAGGAAAATAGCCCCTGCTGTGGGTCGAATAAAACCGACTATTGAATAAAAAGTCGTGGTCTTGCCAGCACCGTTCGGCCCTAACAGACCAACAATGGAGCCATTCTGCACCTTCAGGTTGACTTGGTCCACTACCCGACGGGCACGATATTCCTTAACCAGATTCCTGGTTTCCAGGATAGAGACAGGTTCCATTCTTTACTACTTATCCGAGTTCGGTACAATAACCGCCTTAATGCGCTCCGGCTTCTTACCTTTTCCCTTACCACCTTTGCCAACAACGGCCTCAGAGCGCTCAACAACAGACCGTTTTTCATCAAGAAAATAGGTAATCGTTTTACCAGAGACCATATTCTTCCCCTGCCAAGCCTTTGCATGACCGTGCAAAATTACCTTGCGGGCATCAGCAAAATAATCCATCCGATCTCCTGTACCCAACCAGTCTTCCTGGGTGACTTTTACATTGCCCACACAGATCATTTTATCTACCTGCCGGGATTGGTCCTTTGGCTTCTTGGGATCATTGGGCTGGTAATAGATCGTCATCTCATCGGTGCGGATGGTCACTTTACCCTGGCTGGCGTCAACATTCCCGATAAAAACCACAGAATTTTTTTCTTCCTGGGAAATCATCCGGTCTGCTTCAATATTAATAGGCTTGTCATCTTTTTGACAAAATCCAGAGCTCGCCACCAACAAAAGAGCACCACAAAGGATCACTGACTGGAGAAGAGTTCGAGCGGATGGCAGAAAAAAACGCATCATTTTATACCTCTGAAGAGTTTTCCTTTCAAATCGGTCAAGATATACTCTGTATCTTAACTTCAGTTTTGCTGAAACAAAAAAAACAGGAATCTTTCCGTTATGCCGGAATGATCCCTGTTTGTCAACAAAATTCCCTGAAAGTGCTGCTACACTGTGAGGTCCTCTCGCACCCGTTTGCGCGGTCCGCCATGCCTGGAGGTTGACCAATCACGAATAGGGGCAGATGCTGTTAACTCCTCCTGACGGTCCAAACGTCCCATCCGATCATAGATCATCTGCCAAACACAATCCACTTCAGGATGTATCTCACAACGCCCGTTGACAGAACCGCCACAAGGACCGTTCATCAGACTTTTTGCGCAACGGGCCACCGGACAGTGCCCTCCGGTAAAATGCAGGACACAATGACCGCAACCAGCACATTGTTCAGTCCAGACACCCTGCTCAGGGGAGCCACCAAAAAAGGTGGTGTTCAAGGCTGGAAAAACATTATCGTTAGGACGCAAATTAGCTATAAAATTTACGCCTACGCCACAAGCTGTGGAGACAATCGCGTCGTACTGCCCTTCAAATTGATCAATGCTGTCTATATATTCTTTATCGCATTGACGAACCAAAGATGCATCAAAGACCTCTGCACTTTTCCCTGCCTTTTTCAGACCAAGCCGAATGAGCGATGCCAGAATCTCAGCCTCTCGCTCTCCGCCTGCTGAGCAAACAGTGACGCACCCCCGACAAGCCAGCACCAGAATCTTTTTACAATCCTGAACCATTTTTATTATTTCAGCCAAAGGCTTCCGTTCAGCAATAATCATATGGAACTCCCGAAAAAGCAGGGTTTAGTAAAAGCAAAGCAAATTTCTTGTTGCGAAACAGCAGCTCTCCTGAGGAATTTAACAAGAAAGATCTTACCCATTATGCGAGTGTCGTAGGGGCCGCCCCCCTGTGTTCGCCCTTGTCTATCGGGCAAGCACAGAGGCCTGCCCCTAATATCCAAAATAGAGAGGGTATTTTTGGGAAAGCCCTTATCAAAAAGGTGACGGCCCCATTTCTGTAACCAAGGCATTCACTTCCTGAGCGACATCAACAAATTCAGGATGCAGCCCACGCGGCAGAAAGAACATCTTAGCCCGATCCTTTTCCACTCCAAGTTCACTGAGGGCTGAGCGTACAGACTCAACACGCTTAGCAGCCCGTTGACTTCCCTTAACATTATGACATCCATCCGCAGGGCAACCTACCACATATACGCCATCTGCCCCATCTTCAAAGGCCTTGAGCAGCGTAACCTCCTCCAGTTTTCCAGTGCAGACAACACGAGTCATCTTAACATTTTTTGGAAAATCTAATTGCTGCAACCCACGTCCTTCGTCGGCGCAGGTCTGCTGGGAGGTATAATGACAACTGAACAAACGTATGTCCGGTGTAAAACTCATCGAATCTGCTCCACAATATTATTGGTTGGTTCCACAGGCGGCGATCAACCGCTCGTCTTCGGATTCATTCAGGATAATAGCCTGGGCAGGGCATTCAGAAACACAGATACCACAGGCTTTACAATCCGTCACGTTAATTGTGGCGAGCCCACCCTCATCAATTTTGGGTACCTCCCACGGGCAGACCCGAACACAGGTGAGACAGGACACACAAAGGTCACGTTGCACCTGGGCTGCCTTCCCTTTTTCCACCAGTTTCTCTTCAGTAATATAGCCTTTTTTCATGGCCAGCTTGGCCAGAGTCCCCATAATATCGGCAAAACTTACATCCTGGGGGCAAACAAAGACACAGCTACGGCATCCTGAACAATACCAAAGCAAATCAGAGCTCAATAAACGCTCTTCCATGCCCATACGAACCATGTGGATGATCTTGCGGGGATCAAAATCTGGAACAGCCTGACTCACCGGGCAGGCACCAGAGCAAGCACCGCAGGAAAAACAGGAGTTCAGATGCTGGCCACCGGGTTCCGCAACCACCTCGGCACTGAATCCGGGATTAATTTCAAATGTTTTCTTTGACATACCATCACCACAATGAGCATTTATATTCTCTGATCGTTATGTTCCAGCAAACCCGAGCGAGCATTGAATCAGAAAACAGTAAATCTACTGACTGACAATTGAAGCAAGAAACGCTGAGACACTAACGAGCTCTGCCACACGTTAGGCAAATAGAAATATCCCATTTTTGTCATTTTGTCAACGGAACCGTTCAGAATAGTAAAATTTCGGGAAAGAAAGGTCGTTGCCCACAGCTCTGCCAGCGCGTTGCAATAATAT is drawn from Candidatus Electrothrix aestuarii and contains these coding sequences:
- a CDS encoding methylenetetrahydrofolate reductase C-terminal domain-containing protein encodes the protein MIIAERKPLAEIIKMVQDCKKILVLACRGCVTVCSAGGEREAEILASLIRLGLKKAGKSAEVFDASLVRQCDKEYIDSIDQFEGQYDAIVSTACGVGVNFIANLRPNDNVFPALNTTFFGGSPEQGVWTEQCAGCGHCVLHFTGGHCPVARCAKSLMNGPCGGSVNGRCEIHPEVDCVWQMIYDRMGRLDRQEELTASAPIRDWSTSRHGGPRKRVREDLTV
- a CDS encoding 4Fe-4S dicluster domain-containing protein, with translation MSKKTFEINPGFSAEVVAEPGGQHLNSCFSCGACSGACPVSQAVPDFDPRKIIHMVRMGMEERLLSSDLLWYCSGCRSCVFVCPQDVSFADIMGTLAKLAMKKGYITEEKLVEKGKAAQVQRDLCVSCLTCVRVCPWEVPKIDEGGLATINVTDCKACGICVSECPAQAIILNESEDERLIAACGTNQ
- a CDS encoding hydrogenase iron-sulfur subunit: MSFTPDIRLFSCHYTSQQTCADEGRGLQQLDFPKNVKMTRVVCTGKLEEVTLLKAFEDGADGVYVVGCPADGCHNVKGSQRAAKRVESVRSALSELGVEKDRAKMFFLPRGLHPEFVDVAQEVNALVTEMGPSPF